In Leptospira stimsonii, the genomic stretch TGGAAGAAGAATCTTGTTCAATTCGTTTTTGATCGAGAGATCAAAGAGAATCCGGGAACAACTTTCAATTATAACGGCGGAGGTACGTCCGTTCTCGCCGAGGCGCTTTCGAAAAAAACCGGGAAGTCCTTGAAGGATCTAACTGGAGAATGGCTTTTTTTTCCGATCGGGATCAAGGAGTTTGAATGGGTCGAAGACAATCATGGACGAGGTCTTGCTTTCGGAGGTCTGCGCCTTAGACCGAGGGATATGTTAAGAATCGGAAGATTGATCTTAAACAATGGGGTCTGGGAAAAAAAGCAGATCGTTCCTAAAAATTGGATTCAAGATTCTCTTCGACCTCAGATTTCGACTAACGTTACTTTTTTCCGAAAGGACGAGAGTTCTATGAATTACGGTTATCAATGGTGGATCGGCGAAACACGTTTGCGGGATCGAGTGGTCCCTTGGAAAGTCGCGCTCGGAAACGGAGGACAGCTGATCTATGTGATTCCGGATTTGGATATGGTCGTTGTAACGACAGCGGGCGGGTATGGTTCTCCGAAAATGATTCTTGAAACAGGAATTCTCTTGGATCAGATCATTGACGCCGTAAATCGATGAAAAAGTTCTCTCTTAAGAATTCGTATTTGTCGTAGATACGACGTATTCCTGTAAAACGCGCGCGCCCCCACCCAAATCCGGTGGAGGAGGCGGGCCTCGTGGGAAAATTTCGAAAAAAATTTCTTATCACGAAAAGAGATTTTTGACAATACATTTTTACTTTTAGAATCTTAGGAACTCCTACAATTCTATTTCAAAAAAACTTGAAATTGAAGATAGGCTTCGTTCGCAATCACTTTACGATCCAAAATCCAGCGAGCGCGAGTCCGATCCCGGCGAAAACGCTTATCGAAATATATGCGAAAAAGAGAATGTAGTTCCCCGTTTTTAACATTTGAAAGCTTTCGAAAGAAAAAGTGGAAAAAGTTGTAAATCCTCCGCAAAAGCCCGATGCAAGAAAGAATCTCCATTCAGGATTCAGATCCGGAAATCTTTCGGAGACCGCGTAAATGATTCCGATCAAAAGGGAGCCTAACAGATTCGCTATCAGAGTTCCCCAGGGAAGTTGGATGCTCCGAATTGTCCCAAACCAATATTGTAAAAGATAGCGTAATAAGCTCCCGAGGGCGCCACCGATTCCGATTAAAACAAGGGTTCTTTCCAAATTCATCGTCCTTAACTTTTTAGGATGAAACGTTAGTCGCCTTTTCTTCCTTTTTTCGCTCCGTAAAATATCGATAAATCTGGTAGATTCCTACTACTATGGCTACAATCGAATCGTCGACCGGTCCGGGAAGAAGGTTTGGTGCGATCCAGTAGATGAGAATTATGATTACGGGCCAAAAGATCCTAAGCGTTTCGATCGGTTTCGAGTCTTTGATCGAGAACCAGATTCCGATCAGAAAGGAAAGAATCACGGCAATGAAAATTCCTCCGAAAAGAAGAAGATGTTTTCCTGCAAGAATCACCCAATCCCCGACGGAGGTCGCTTTTCCGTAATCGTCTTTTAAAAGGAAAATTGTAATTCCAATAGAGGCAAAAAGCGTTACAAAAGGAGTTAACATCCCCCAGAGACAGCCGTATTTGATTTTACCGGAAAGAAGTGTCATTTTTTTCTCTTTGTTTTGAATTCTCAATCACAGCAAGAATCGATAAGCGCCGATTCTAAACCGAATTTTAATTTTTCATAAACTTTCTCTTTCGGCATAGAATGGAATAGGTTTTCCATTTTGTCCAGTAGAAGACTTTGATTCTTTTCCTGTGGCCATGTTTTGAGTGCCTTTTCTCGTTCTAAGAATTTTGTGGGATTAATATTCATTTTTGGATTAGGCAGGTGTCTACTTTTATAGGTGTGGCTCTTCTTTCTTCTAAAACTGGGGATTTTTTAATCGATATTATATTTTATTAATCTGTATTCAATTATTATAATATTTCAATTCCGAGATTCGTGAGGTTTTCTCTGAACTGAATATCGCTTTGTAAAAATGTAAGCGACCGCTCACTTTGTTCGCTGAACACAATGTCGCACTCCCTATGGGTCGTGCGACAGGGATGTGGAGCGCGCGACGCGGTCGTTTCCGTAGGAAAGGACCGAAGGCGTCAGCCGAAGCGCGAAACAAGCCCGGTCCTTCCGGCTGTAAGTCGGAAGGAGTCGCCCAGATTTTCTTACAGTGTTTTTAAATAGGCTAAGATGAAAGGTTCTATTTCTCCGTCCATTACCGCGGCGACGTTTCCGGTTTCGTGATCCGTTCTATGATCTTTTACAAGATTGTAAGGATGGAACACATAACTTCGAATTTGCGAACCCCAGGAAATATCTTTCTTTTCTCCGGATTTCTTTTCCAATTCTTCCTTTGCCTTTTCTTGTTCCATCTCGTAGAGTCTTGCCTTTAACATCTTAAAAGCCGTGTCTCTGTTTTTGATCTGCGATCTTTCGTTCTGACATGCGACCACGATCCCGGAAGGCATGTGAGTGATCCGAACCGCGGAGTCGGTCGTGTTGACGTGCTGACCACCGGCACCGGAGGAACGATAAACGTCCACTCGTATGTCTTTTTCTTCGATCTTGATATCGATGTCGTCGTCTATCTCGGGGCTTACGTGAACCGAGACGAAGGATGTATGTCTTCTTTTATTCGCATCGAACGGTGAAATTCTCACCAACCGATGAACTCCGTTTTCCCCTTTTAAGAATCCGAAGGCCCAATCTCCGACTACGTGTATCGTTGCGTTCTTAATTCCCGCTCCGTCACCGGCTTGAATATCCACCAAAGAATACTGATATCCTTTCTTTTCGAAGAATCTCATATACATTCTCAAAAGCATCTCAGCCCAGTCCTGACTTTCGGTTCCACCGGCTCCAGGATGAATGTTGATGAAGGCGGATTTTATATCTTCCGGATTCTTTAGCGCTCCGAGCAATTCGAGTTCTTCGAATTTTTCCTGTAGCCTTTGGTATTCCGAGGAAAGTTCGCTTACTCCGTTTTCCCCTTTTTCATCCAGGGTCATATCTACTAAATCAGGAAAATCTAATATATCTTGCTGGATCGAAAACCAGGGGGTGAGTTTTTTTTCCAGCTCGTTTTTTTTCTGGCTTACGATTCTTGCTTCCTCGGGATTGTTCCAGAGGTCCGGATCTTCGGCTTTCTCGCTAAGAGCTTTTAGGCGGTCCTTGTCCTGTTCCAGATTTAGGAGTTTCCAGCGATTCTGAAAATTTTCCTGTAATTCTTTGGAAACTCTCTTGAGTTCTTTTACTGATTTTACTTCCATATTT encodes the following:
- the crcB gene encoding fluoride efflux transporter CrcB, translated to MNLERTLVLIGIGGALGSLLRYLLQYWFGTIRSIQLPWGTLIANLLGSLLIGIIYAVSERFPDLNPEWRFFLASGFCGGFTTFSTFSFESFQMLKTGNYILFFAYISISVFAGIGLALAGFWIVK
- a CDS encoding serine hydrolase domain-containing protein, translating into MWLLLKRLSFSIGFVLFIIFGCKGASVRDSANECLQPKADSFWKTSNAEESGFDSSKLCSILKESASEKSGFHSLLIERRGKIVSEIYHDGEDKPLNLRYGLRLPFDGKSSFDVNTLHDVRSVSKSVVSLLFGIALEKGLIDNIDSRVLTSFPEIEIPREDRRYSITWRHLLTMSSGLDWEEWRSGFFFSDETRLYWKKNLVQFVFDREIKENPGTTFNYNGGGTSVLAEALSKKTGKSLKDLTGEWLFFPIGIKEFEWVEDNHGRGLAFGGLRLRPRDMLRIGRLILNNGVWEKKQIVPKNWIQDSLRPQISTNVTFFRKDESSMNYGYQWWIGETRLRDRVVPWKVALGNGGQLIYVIPDLDMVVVTTAGGYGSPKMILETGILLDQIIDAVNR
- the prfB gene encoding peptide chain release factor 2, which encodes MEVKSVKELKRVSKELQENFQNRWKLLNLEQDKDRLKALSEKAEDPDLWNNPEEARIVSQKKNELEKKLTPWFSIQQDILDFPDLVDMTLDEKGENGVSELSSEYQRLQEKFEELELLGALKNPEDIKSAFINIHPGAGGTESQDWAEMLLRMYMRFFEKKGYQYSLVDIQAGDGAGIKNATIHVVGDWAFGFLKGENGVHRLVRISPFDANKRRHTSFVSVHVSPEIDDDIDIKIEEKDIRVDVYRSSGAGGQHVNTTDSAVRITHMPSGIVVACQNERSQIKNRDTAFKMLKARLYEMEQEKAKEELEKKSGEKKDISWGSQIRSYVFHPYNLVKDHRTDHETGNVAAVMDGEIEPFILAYLKTL